One stretch of Gavia stellata isolate bGavSte3 chromosome 25, bGavSte3.hap2, whole genome shotgun sequence DNA includes these proteins:
- the CENPV gene encoding centromere protein V yields MGRATAGSARRSRRGSAAASSPAGGSRRGRGKKAGGPPAGPGPQAQPPGPGGFDLGAQSGRWAAFQERHRLSCEEAARLLLDAYEYRGLVKHTGGCHCGAVRFEVWASADLHVFNCNCSICTKKQNRHFIVPASRFKLLKGADNLTTYTFNTHCAQHTFCKTCGVQSFYTPRSNPDGYGIAPHCLDDGTVQTIVTEDINGKEWEKAVKEHKTIRDMSKP; encoded by the exons ATGGGGCGAGCCACGGCGGGCAGCGCGCGGCGGTCCCGgcggggcagcgcggccgcCAGCTCCCCCGCGGGCGGGAGCCGCCGGGGCCGAGGGAAGAAGGCGGGCGGAcccccggccgggccggggccgcaggcacagccccccggccccggagGCTTCGATCTGGGGGCGCAGAGCGGGCGCTGGGCGGCCTTCCAGGAGCGGCACCGGCTGAGCTGCGAGGAGGCGGCGCGGCTGCTGCTGGACGCCTA tgAATACAGAGGTTTAGTCAAACACACAGGAGGCTGTCACTGTGGAGCCGTCCGCTTTGAGGTCTGGGCTTCAGCAGATCTGCATGTTTTTAACTGCAA ttgcAGCATTtgcacaaagaaacagaacagacaCTTCATTGTTCCAGCGTCGCGTTTCAAGCTGCTGAAG GGTGCTGATAATTTGACAACATACACCTTCAACACACATTGTGCCCAGCATACATTCTGCAAGACCTGTGGTGTACAGAGCTTTTATACTCCTCGTTCTAATCCAGATGGTTATG GAATAGCTCCCCACTGTCTGGATGATGGCACCGTGCAGACCATTGTCACAGAGGATATCAATGGCAAGGAATGGGAGAAGGCCGTAAAGGAACATAAGACCATCAGAGACATGTCAAAACCCTGA